The genomic segment CGGCACGAAGCTGGTTGGGATGCTGTCGCCCCGGGGCGCTGATCGGTTTGCGGCCGGACTCGGCCAGTTGGTCTACCGGTTGTATGGCTCGCGCCGCCGCGTGGCGCTTGACAATTTGCGTCAGGCCCTGGGTGAACAACACTCCGGGGCGGAACTGGAAGACATCGCTCGCGACGTTTTTCAGAGCATATCGCGCTCGTTGATCGAGATGGCCCGGTTTCCGGTGACGTCAAGAGAGCGCCTGGACCGGATTGTTGTCGGGCCGGACAAGCGGGTTATCGATGAAGCGCTCGCGCGCGGGAACGGGGCGATGGTCTGCACGGCGCATTTCGGCAATTGGGAGATGCTCGGAGCATGGTTCGCGGTGCAGGGATACCCGATGGATCTGTTGGTCGGGGTGCAGCACAACGCCGGCGTCGACCGGCTGCTGACGTCGTTTCGCCGGGCGATGGGGGTCGATGTCATCCCGGCCCAAACCGCTGCACGG from the Bacteroidota bacterium genome contains:
- a CDS encoding lysophospholipid acyltransferase family protein; its protein translation is MATLSDTVEYVFALAGTKLVGMLSPRGADRFAAGLGQLVYRLYGSRRRVALDNLRQALGEQHSGAELEDIARDVFQSISRSLIEMARFPVTSRERLDRIVVGPDKRVIDEALARGNGAMVCTAHFGNWEMLGAWFAVQGYPMDLLVGVQHNAGVDRLLTSFRRAMGVDVIPAQTAARQVIRSLRANHLVGIAGDQHTGSGLPIDFFGRRALAARGPAMFAVKSGAPMLPFLMRRESYDRHVFITGDPIYPPENDDSEQAVDDMTRRYHRFLEDHIRRCPGQWMWTHRRWK